In Paramormyrops kingsleyae isolate MSU_618 chromosome 5, PKINGS_0.4, whole genome shotgun sequence, one DNA window encodes the following:
- the card14 gene encoding caspase recruitment domain-containing protein 14: MEEGMPDERDLKEMQEEELWDMINDHRYRISQNVKPCTLIPYLRQARVLNELDEDEILNFVKFPNWSLRTSHMLDILSMQGRNGAMALLESLMIHFPKLYTQITGRKPAIEPSGFSSLIKNSELTEYLVRAVTSMQRELQEARAEVNSLAKRGAELRAELAQAQRRAEEQQQLQEEHARLRSHMASLQLDLLKLKDEKCDLYARYTVAIQENSTVNIHCRDLQLQMYELQFQLLKAQTETDFHQKSLKRNNANEMLQLREENGFLRQRLLEAEKFNPAREDILAQDLEEERDGRTKLVELLHHEKEEHERLVQERDQLMEEKDCLALQVKKLSLDCEMYQQKSTVIQSQLDELQEERDQAYLLRDEAQAQIARNLAEKDTLRGQLVELQEKLFTLRAQSCQREEEQKKQRPRKFSWDSSFSCSIEETLLSPRPRPALCRMNAICPQSMRSTESIKSFCSFRSESAEPPSLESLRRRQLDENRCSNSFRMWDSRPSVSEPDNDFEIIHKVDEEAAPPSLSSLQSNTTRQPAPPFLVRSRPKALRLGTPGYGLTISFQGEDLLSQLRVVGGNKTGVFIHEVKEGSPAQNVGLRPGAQIMEMQYDQGRHSLRMVLEDSTLEEALWALGQVRGFFHLSIRYNQDTYEKLLVQLQSGEVTSGDSFYVRINMGLLRGAGYTLAIRCNDILHVTDTHSADGSWKASHVQPCNLKDLESGTLPNYYRAQRLLIRAIEDMTLQQTSLRRVDPCNGQANQKSVRIVSTGRLGRNPLWVSVEEDNSEGAEGTGDGVTSRGCIALMPYTLVTPHHPPASRPVLLLPSVFGVLLNNKLGELRGFQLCKPERLSASECATRMQKSEILEDCERGASDCYTLQSVEKVIKQGLHCVLPLGLDCVRRLHRSEIFPIIIFIALSGRSIRKLRSKLGMTEEQLLECCRSEETLLDKLPCLYRTVAPDSWSGTSNLLTALRAVIQEEQHKIVWVEQDLL; the protein is encoded by the exons ATGGAGGAGGGCATGCCGGATGAGCGGGACCTTAAGGAGATGCAGGAGGAGGAGCTGTGGGACATGATCAACGACCACCGGTACCGCATCTCGCAGAACGTGAAGCCCTGCACTCTGATCCCGTACCTGCGGCAGGCCCGCGTCCTTAACGAGCTGGACGAAGATGAGATCCTCAACTTTGTGAAGTTCCCCAACTGGAGCCTGAGGACAA GCCACATGCTCGACATCCTGAGCATGCAAGGACGCAATGGCGCCATGGCCCTGCTGGAGAGCCTGATGATCCACTTCCCCAAGCTGTACACGCAGATCACCGGCCGCAAGCCCGCCATCGAGCCTTCGGGCTTCAGCA GCCTGATAAAGAACTCGGAGCTGACAGAGTACCTGGTGCGCGCAGTGACTAGCATGCAGCGTGAACTGCAGGAGGCGCGTGCCGAGGTCAACTCGCTGGCAAAGCGCGGCGCCGAGCTACGGGCCGAGCTTGCCCAGGCGCAGCGGCGGGCcgaggagcagcagcagctgcaggaggaACACGCACGCCTGCGCAGCCACATGGCCAGCCTGCAGCTGGACCTGCTCAAGCTTAAGGACGAGAAGTGCGACCTGTATGCGCGCTACACCGTCGCCATCCAGGAGAACTCCACCGTCAACATCCACTGCCGGGACCTCCAGCTGCAG ATGTACGAGCTGCAGTTTCAGCTGCTCAAAGCCCAAACTGAGACGGACTTCCACCAGAAATCCCTGAAGAGAAACAATGCCAACGAGATGCTGCAGCTGCGGGAGGAGAATGGCTTCCTACGGCAGCGGCTGCTGGAGGCCGAGAAGTTCAATCCG GCGCGGGAAGACATCTTGGCACAAGACCTGGAGGAGGAGCGAGACGGGCGCACCAAGCTGGTGGAGCTCCTGCACCATGAGAAGGAGGAGCACGAGAGGCTGGTCCAGGAGAGGGACCAG CTCATGGAGGAGAAGGACTGCCTGGCCTTGCAGGTGAAAAAGCTGTCTCTGGACTGCGAGATGTACCAGCAGAAGAGCACGGTGATACAGAGCCAGCTGGATGAGCTGCAGGAGGAGAGAGACCAG GCGTACCTGTTGAGGGACGAGGCTCAGGCCCAAATTGCCCGCAACCTGGCAGAGAAGGACACCCTTCGGGGGCAGCTGGTGGAGCTCCAGGAGAAGCTCTTCACCCTGCGCGCCCAGAGCTGCcagagagaggaggagcagAAGAAGCAGAGG ccCCGAAAGTTCAGCTGGGATTCCAGCTTTTCCTGCAGCATTGAGGAGACTTTGCTCAGTCCTCGTCCACGGCCCGCCCTGTGCAGGATGAACGCCATTTGTCCTCAAAGCATGAGAAGCACG GAGAGCATCAAGAGCTTCTGCAGCTTTCGCTCTGAGTCCGCCGAGCCGCCCAGCCTGGAGTCGCTGCGCAGGCGGCAACTTGACGAGAACCGCTGTAGCAACAG TTTCAGGATGTGGGACTCGCGCCCATCTGTCTCAGAGCCAGATAACGACTTTGAGATCATCCATAAAG TGGATGAAGAGGCAGCACCTCCATCTTTGTCTTCTCTCCAGAGTAACACCACCCG GCAACCAGCCCCACCGTTCCTGGTTCGTTCCCGGCCTAAGGCACTGCGCCTCGGCACCCCCGGCTATGGCCTGACCATCTCCTTCCAGGGGGAGGATCTGCTCAGTCAGTTGCGGGTGGTTGGTGGAAACAAGACAGGGGTGTTCATACATGAGGTCAAAGAGGGATCCCCAGCCCAGAATGTGGGTCTCAGGCCTGGGGCCCAGATCATGGAA ATGCAGTACGATCAGGGGCGACACTCATTACGCATGGTTTTGGAGGATTCTACTCTGGAGGAAGCGCTGTGGGCACTGGGTCAAGTCCGTGGCTTCTTCCACCTCTCAATTCGGTACAATCAGGACA CTTATGAGAAGCTGCTGGTCCAGCTTCAGAGTGGCGAGGTGACCTCAGGAGACTCCTTTTACGTGCGCATCAACATGGGCCTGCTGCGCGGAGCCGGGTACACGCTGGCCATCCGCTGCAACGACATCCTGCACGTGACCGACACCCACAGCGCGGATGGGTCCTGGAAGGCCAGTCACGTGCAGCCATGCAACCTGAAGGACCTGGAGAGCGGCACCCTGCCCAACTACTACCG AGCTCAGCGCCTGCTGATAAGGGCGATCGAGGACATGACCTTGCAGCAGACGTCACTGCGGAGG GTGGACCCCTGCAATGGTCAGGCGAATCAGAAGTCGGTACGGATCGTCAGCACGGGCCGGCTGGGGCGAAACCCACTATGGGTGTCTGTAGAGGAGGATAACTCGGAGGGGGCTGAGGGGACAG GGGACGGCGTGACTTCCCGGGGCTGCATTGCGCTCATGCCCTACACTCTCGTCACTCCTCACCACCCACCGGCCTCTCGGcctgtcctcctcctcccctCGGTGTTTGGCGTCCTCCTGAACAACAAACTGGGGGAGCTCCGGGGCTTCCAGTTATGCAAACCAG AACGTCTGAGCGCCAGCGAATGCGCCACACGGATGCAGAAGTCGGAGATCCTGGAAGACTGTGAGCGGGGGGCCTCCGACTGCTACACCCTGCAGAGTGTCGAGAAAGTGATCAAGCAG GGCCTCCACTGCGTGCTGCCCCTGGGACTCGACTGTGTCAGGCGCCTGCACAGATCTGAGATCTTCcccatcatcatcttcatcgcCCTGTCTGGGCGCAGCATCCGAAAACTCAG gagcAAGCTGGGCATGACTGAGGAGCAGCTGCTGGAATGCTGCCGCAGCGAGGAGACCCTCCTGGACAAGCTGCCCTGCCTGTACCGCACCGTGGCCCCAGACAGCTGGAGTGGCACCTCCAACCTGCTGACCGCTCTGCGCGCCGTCATCCAGGAGGAGCAGCACAAGATCGTGTGGGTCGAGCAGGACCTACTGTGA
- the ccdc40 gene encoding coiled-coil domain-containing protein 40 isoform X2, with product MDAWQTKPTMEVDGEKEREMEAISSQNDKDSELACDRGETADGSGVSVPLLHEDGPEEESEMEGTGINSTNLSPHCDTNGTGAILITPSYSGGTTDVPVAPEASLHLTIPVSASEREEPNGGEEEEHEELVVLDPEHPLMRRFQSALKNHLKKQLDRLNMEIREQLAMEHAECTRREELGVELYSVQLQLAQLQAALEGRHEANAQAAKQRLRAQEQLEGVRSQYHAAVNKTGQQRVQVSQLQTEVENLALRLFYMQEVSEGVRSDLTTMKNASRKAQSEKLQAEEEKQKQDLYVERLTKQVEKLTEQIALYEFQISTQSKETQAAKQVLVEAQMEIDSLEVERKQLLQQWNSSLLGMQRRDEAFAAKQGELRMTRHHMQSLDTEIEGFKKSITQEEERNELLTALLSRTQMGQTTTRRLIGNSQAQQEALQAQYSTYARTLQETEQTLSRHAAECAARQTDAASLRKEVEKESAIRQELEEKIMAKMQEQQLHGNAAKFSHGLIEKMAAHRREKEAQLAQLENEAAQAGLEGGETALRLESLGRHLGELRQENARRHELLSRGEAEFHRCAAVIARKQSAINVYNKKIEQMVFSTGHADLGPLEIRVSTLTKQLEEAAAEIVEQQQFWLRHQGELVRLTQEKQAQSAALLAQQTRLTILQQRKVRTEGEIQQEQREQAELERHIKGLLADTVKLNTLLSRNSQLRQALEQGNALMESGFLQKLKEAERESVRMQMKLEEVQENKERLISRLVEAERHVMLWEKKIQLAKETRLAVDSEVGQGEIRQMKAEIHRMEVRCAHLMKQQERLLRDMEAAVAQREAVAGRAAARAKARAGQPTQTEFQGFLQGLRRKIQDTQKQTAESDGIINSLQETQANLGASFREKQQHLSQLQDTGAALAADLRRLQDTKEQNLARLVTLQGRAKQLRAVQEGRYTRLSASEEALEPAIQRQEERLHTISTILHRVRQELPQHQGTLHRLSLVLSFQLQGAQESA from the exons CCGACAATGGAAGTAgatggagaaaaagaaagagagatGGAGGCGATTTCATCCCAGAATGACAAGGACAGTGAACTGGCTTGTGATCGGGGGGAGACAGCAGACGGCTCTGGGGTATCAGTGCCCCTCCTGCATGAG GATGGACCAGAGGAAGAATCGGAGATGGAAGGGACAGGAATCAACAGTACAAACCTCTCCCCCCATTGTGACACCAATGGCACAGGGGCCATACTAATCACACCCAGTTACTCAG GAGGCACGACAGACGTCCCAGTCGCACCTGAGGCCTCTTTGCACCTGACCATCCCCGTCTCTGCCAGTGAGCGGGAGGAGCCTAATGGgggtgaggaagaggagcacGAGGAGCTGGTTGTTCTGGACCCTGAGCAT CCTCTAATGAGGAGATTCCAGTCAGCTCTGAAGAACCACCTAAAAAAGCAACTAGACAGGCTGAACATGGAGATCCGTGAACAG CTGGCCATGGAGCACGCGGAGTGCACCCGCCGGGAGGAGCTGGGTGTGGAACTGTACtctgtgcagctgcagctggcCCAGCTGCAGGCCGCCCTGGAGGGTCGTCACGAGGCCAACGCGCAGGCGGCCAAGCAGCGTCTGCGCGCGCAGGAGCAGCTTGAGGGAGTCCGCAGCCAGTACCATGCTGCTGTTAACAAGACTGGCCAGCAGAGGGTGCAGG TGTCTCAGCTGCAGACCGAGGTAGAGAACCTGGCCCTGCGCCTGTTCTACATGCAGGAAGTCAGCGAGGGCGTGCGATCTGACCTCACCACCATGAAGAACGCCTCCCGCAAGGCCCAGTCTGAGAAGCTGCAAGCGGAGGAGGAGAAGCAGAAGCAG GACCTGTATGTGGAGCGGCTGACCAAGCAGGTGGAGAAGCTGACCGAGCAGATTGCGCTGTATGAATTCCAGATCAGCACCCAGTCCAAGGAGACCCAGGCCGCCAAGCAGGTCCTTGTGGAG GCCCAGATGGAGATCGACTCCCTAGAGGTGGAGCGAAAGCAGCTCCTGCAGCAGTGGAACAGCAGCCTGTTGGGGATGCAGCGGCGAGACGAGGCCTTCGCCGCCAAGCAGGGGGAGCTGCG GATGACTCGTCACCACATGCAGTCACTGGACACAGAGATCGAGGGCTTCAAGAAATCCATCACGCAGGAGGAAGAGCGCAACGAGCTGCTGACGGCGCTGCTGAGCCGCACGCAGATGGGCCAGACCACCACCCGCCGACTCATCGGCAACAGCCAGgcccagcaggaggcgctgcaGGCCCAGTATAGCACCTATGCACGCACACTGCAGGAGACTGAGCAGACTCTGTCTCGCCACGCAGCG GAATGTGCCGCGCGTCAAACTGATGCCGCCTCCCTCCGAAAGGAGGTCGAGAAGGAGTCAGCAATTcggcaggagctggaggagaagatcATGGCCAAGATGCAGGAGCAGCAGTTACATGGAAACGCTGCCAAGTTCTCCCACGGGCTGATTGAGAAAATGGCCGCCCACCGGAGGGAGAAG GAGGCACAGCTGGCGCAGCTGGAGAACGAGGCGGCGCAGGCGGGGCTGGAGGGCGGCGAGACGGCGCTGCGCTTGGAGTCGCTGGGACGCCACCTCGGCGAGCTGCGGCAGGAGAACGCCCGTCGGCACGAGCTGCTGTCCCGCGGCGAGGCCGAATTCCACAGATGCGCTGCTGTGATCGCCCGCAAGCAATCAGCCATCAATGTATACAATAAGAAAATCGAGCAGATGGTCTTCAGCACTGGG CATGCTGACCTGGGGCCTCTGGAGATCCGCGTCAGCACTCTGACGAAGCAGCTGGAGGAAGCAGCAGCCGAGATCGTGGAGCAGCAGCAGTTCTGGCTTCGGCACCAGGGGGAGCTAGTGAGGCTCACTCAGGAGAAGCAGGCACAaagcgccgccctgctggcccAACAGACTCGGCTCACCATCCTGCAGCAGAGGAAAGTGCGCACGGAGG GGGAGATCCAGCAGGAGCAGCGGGAGCAGGCAGAGCTGGAGCGCCACATAAAGGGGCTGTTGGCCGACACCGTGAAGCTCAACACTCTGCTGAGCAGGAACAGCCAGCTGCGGCAGGCGCTGGAGCAGGGCAACGCGCTGATGGAGAGCGGCTTCCTGCAGAAGCTCAAG GAGGCTGAGAGGGAATCTGTCCGGATGCAAATGAAGCTGGAGGAGGTCCAGGAGAACAAGGAGAGGTTGATCAGCAGACTGGTAGAGGCAGA GCGGCACGTCATGTTGTGGGAGAAGAAGATACAGCTGGCCAAGGAGACCCGATTAGCCGTGGACTCCGAGGTCGGCCAGGGGGAGATCCGGCAGATGAAGGCTGAGATCCACcgcatggag gTGCGCTGCGCCCATCTGATGAAGCAGCAGGAGCGGCTCCTGCGCGACATGGAGGCGGCGGTGGCCCAGCGGGAGGCGGTGGCGGGGCGAGCCGCAGCGCGGGCCAAGGCGCGCGCCGGGCAGCCCACCCAGACGGAGTTCCAGGGCTTCCTGCAAGGCCTGCGCAGGAAGATCCAGGACACACAGAAG CAAACGGCAGAGAGCGACGGCATCATTAACAGTCTACAGGAAACCCAGGCGAACCTGGGAGCCAGTTTCAGGGAGAAGCAGCAGCACCTAAGCCAGCTGCAGGACACCGGCGCCGCCCTGGCTGCAGACCTGCGCAGGCTGCAGGACACCAAGGAGCAG AACCTGGCGAGGCTGGTGACACTGCAGGGCCGCGCCAAGCAGCTGCGGGCGGTGCAGGAGGGTCGCTACACCCGCCTGTCTGCCAGCGAGGAGGCACTAGAGCCAGCCATACAGCGGCAGGAGGAGCGACTCCACACCATCAGCACCATCCTGCACCGCGTCCGCCAGGAGCTCCCCCAGCACCAGGGGACGCTGCACCGCCTCTCCCTGGTCTTGAGCTTCCAGCTACAGGGAGCGCAGGAGTCTGCGTGA